Proteins found in one Sporosarcina sp. FSL K6-3457 genomic segment:
- a CDS encoding RHS repeat domain-containing protein, with protein MNHLVRANLSDGNDVRLRYDAYDDVVFAKDNHTEVAFAYTILGSLISRDQGGKSVQFTFDTEEQLTAVINEKGETYTFERDPKGNISQEIGFDGLTKTCERSQAGLVQKIHRPADRWTAYQHDALGNVIRADYYDDTWETFGYDKNGSLLETANEHMTVKLERDPSGQVIKEWQNDQWIASSYDELGSRLQVTSSLGAQIDVARNEMGNVAQIPASRADQEQWTAAMQYNELGQEIERILPGNVISQWQYDVTGRPTNHRISSQNRQTRRRVYQWDVNHRLKGMLNGLTAGQVTHGYDEFSNLVLANQVGQFDFLPIEFYLHHSFEINGAHKCRQHNNLARTSLYHSKDIDSDRSSSEPSFSKFDKSS; from the coding sequence TTGAACCACCTTGTACGGGCAAATCTTTCAGATGGTAACGATGTCCGCTTGCGATATGATGCCTATGACGATGTGGTTTTTGCGAAAGATAACCATACAGAAGTGGCCTTTGCCTACACGATTCTCGGCAGCTTGATCTCTCGAGATCAAGGCGGGAAGAGCGTCCAATTCACCTTTGATACAGAAGAGCAGTTAACCGCTGTCATCAATGAAAAAGGTGAAACGTATACGTTTGAACGGGATCCGAAGGGGAACATTAGCCAAGAAATCGGCTTTGATGGGCTGACCAAGACGTGCGAACGAAGTCAGGCAGGTTTGGTTCAGAAAATTCATCGTCCGGCTGATCGTTGGACGGCGTATCAGCATGACGCACTAGGGAATGTCATTCGCGCCGACTACTACGATGACACCTGGGAAACGTTTGGCTACGACAAAAATGGTTCGCTACTAGAGACTGCCAATGAGCATATGACTGTAAAGTTGGAGCGAGACCCCTCTGGACAAGTAATCAAGGAGTGGCAGAATGACCAATGGATTGCGAGTAGTTATGATGAATTAGGTAGTCGTTTACAGGTTACGAGTAGCCTAGGTGCACAAATTGATGTCGCTCGTAATGAGATGGGTAATGTAGCGCAAATCCCAGCTTCTCGTGCAGATCAAGAACAGTGGACAGCAGCGATGCAGTACAATGAACTCGGTCAGGAAATTGAGCGAATCTTACCCGGGAATGTCATCAGTCAATGGCAGTATGATGTAACCGGTAGGCCGACAAACCATCGAATAAGCAGTCAAAACCGTCAAACACGAAGAAGAGTCTACCAATGGGACGTCAATCATCGATTAAAAGGTATGCTCAACGGGTTAACCGCCGGACAAGTGACCCATGGCTATGACGAGTTTAGTAACCTCGTATTGGCCAATCAAGTTGGTCAATTTGACTTCTTACCCATAGAATTCTACCTTCACCATTCGTTCGAAATAAATGGGGCGCACAAATGTCGTCAGCATAATAATCTTGCAAGAACTTCCCTTTATCATTCTAAGGATATAGATTCTGATAGATCGTCAAGTGAGCCGTCTTTTAGTAAGTTTGACAAATCCAGTTAA
- a CDS encoding SMI1/KNR4 family protein, translated as MSEKINREPILPIRHIGEDNWIENLSSFLEDHDVEVISLEDENFFQKVERYLDWIIPAQTKDYFLNFGGIESSDFMYNLKKIDEWEVLTNSIWEFVSLNFQREETYEYIVFSESPSGDPICFKRDTREVYLFSHDPIKKAKVYKDFNDYLLNEIIDIQKLYVEVAFDSSEGEIEYKANLLDGEGIDFDFRYLKL; from the coding sequence ATGTCGGAAAAAATAAATAGAGAACCAATATTACCAATTAGACATATTGGGGAAGACAATTGGATTGAAAACTTGTCATCCTTTCTCGAGGATCATGATGTAGAAGTGATTTCATTAGAAGATGAAAACTTTTTTCAGAAGGTAGAGCGATATCTAGATTGGATAATTCCTGCGCAAACAAAAGACTATTTCTTAAATTTCGGTGGAATTGAAAGTTCTGATTTTATGTACAATCTTAAGAAAATTGATGAATGGGAAGTATTAACTAATTCTATTTGGGAGTTTGTATCATTGAATTTTCAACGGGAAGAAACATATGAATATATAGTATTTTCTGAAAGTCCTAGCGGTGATCCAATTTGCTTTAAAAGGGACACGAGAGAGGTATATTTGTTTTCTCATGATCCAATTAAAAAGGCTAAAGTATATAAAGATTTCAATGACTATTTATTAAATGAGATAATCGATATCCAAAAATTGTATGTAGAAGTTGCTTTTGATAGTTCTGAGGGAGAGATAGAGTATAAAGCAAATTTGTTGGATGGCGAAGGTATTGATTTTGATTTTCGTTATTTAAAACTTTAA
- a CDS encoding RHS repeat-associated core domain-containing protein, producing the protein MLYNELGQEIERILPGNVISQWQYDVTGRPTSHRISSQNRHTRRRVYNWDVNHRLKSMVNELTAGQTTYGYDEFSNLVWSNEGNPFDFLHRNVDDVGNLYETKEKTDRVYGAGSRLLETKDAKFSYDEEGNLVQKVEKNGDTWQYEYTGNGMMSKVIKPDQTEVTFKYDSLGRRIEKSSNEKTTRFVWDGNTILHEYFLENDPVEPQNKLEIPDNVVTWVFNDGFVPSAKITGEGNYSIISDYLGTPVEAYDEEGKKVWSAELDIYGRVKEFTGEKDFIPFRYQGQYEDIEIGLYYNRFRYYDPEQGNYTQIDPIGLAGGNPTLYGYVGNPNKHVDTFGLYNGEGVRELGIYDVFHSHLLKSSEFTNTDTYHFSKANESLHKAFQNDPAFKAAMEAQYPGVSKHVASTRMGTYRGTAPKGITWHHATSSQVDGQKGWLQLVDQKYHKIYHPDDIGGRNEWGGGTSCRKK; encoded by the coding sequence ATGCTGTACAACGAACTCGGCCAGGAAATCGAGCGAATCTTACCTGGGAATGTCATCAGCCAATGGCAATATGATGTCACAGGCAGACCAACAAGCCATAGAATAAGTAGTCAAAACCGTCATACAAGAAGACGCGTGTACAATTGGGACGTCAATCACCGCCTAAAATCCATGGTCAACGAGTTAACCGCTGGACAAACAACATACGGCTACGACGAATTTAGTAACCTCGTCTGGTCTAACGAAGGCAACCCATTTGATTTCTTACACCGCAATGTCGATGACGTTGGGAATTTATATGAAACGAAAGAAAAGACCGATCGTGTCTATGGTGCCGGCAGCAGATTACTCGAAACGAAAGATGCCAAATTCTCGTATGATGAAGAAGGAAATCTCGTTCAGAAAGTCGAAAAGAATGGGGACACGTGGCAGTACGAATATACCGGCAATGGGATGATGTCAAAGGTCATCAAACCAGATCAGACGGAAGTTACTTTCAAGTATGATTCATTAGGTAGACGGATTGAGAAGAGTTCTAATGAAAAAACAACAAGATTCGTGTGGGATGGAAATACGATTCTACATGAGTATTTCTTAGAGAACGATCCAGTTGAACCACAGAATAAATTAGAAATACCGGATAATGTAGTCACCTGGGTGTTTAATGATGGGTTCGTCCCTTCAGCTAAAATTACGGGTGAAGGTAATTACAGTATTATTAGTGACTATCTTGGAACACCTGTCGAAGCTTATGATGAAGAGGGGAAAAAGGTCTGGTCAGCTGAGCTTGATATTTATGGACGAGTGAAAGAATTTACAGGTGAGAAAGATTTTATTCCATTCCGTTATCAAGGGCAGTATGAGGATATAGAAATAGGATTGTATTATAACCGATTCCGTTACTACGATCCAGAACAAGGGAATTATACGCAAATAGACCCGATTGGACTTGCGGGTGGTAATCCTACTTTATATGGGTATGTTGGTAACCCAAATAAACATGTTGATACATTTGGGTTGTATAATGGTGAAGGTGTTAGGGAGCTAGGGATTTATGACGTTTTTCATAGTCATCTTTTGAAGAGTTCCGAGTTTACAAACACTGATACTTATCATTTTTCGAAAGCAAATGAATCACTACACAAAGCTTTTCAAAATGATCCAGCTTTTAAAGCAGCTATGGAGGCACAATATCCTGGTGTTAGTAAACATGTTGCCTCTACAAGGATGGGTACCTATAGAGGAACTGCACCAAAAGGAATAACATGGCATCATGCGACATCTAGTCAAGTTGATGGACAGAAAGGCTGGTTGCAATTAGTGGATCAGAAATATCATAAAATATATCATCCGGACGATATAGGCGGAAGAAATGAATGGGGAGGCGGAACATCATGTCGGAAAAAATAA
- a CDS encoding Imm43 family immunity protein yields MKYFMLVNDKDNSPIYLDGVLHESFTEEKYDDGMSYKWNRPFIEQMDFPKELWLITRSKVQFDYYEKFFGHVVSGKFLASMDQVNMLQDYVIANLHVVSTKGKPKVKDLFYFIKCIKRHSLVDYDKSEYLTREVPNNAKLKVGGSFVEKYIKLVLKDTDLDLFQLSDLKLGRYLFCSERFKSLCEEDNLNAVQFIDLELVPDYLQSRV; encoded by the coding sequence ATGAAATATTTTATGTTAGTCAATGATAAAGATAATTCTCCCATCTATTTAGATGGAGTTTTACACGAAAGTTTTACTGAAGAGAAATATGATGATGGAATGAGCTATAAGTGGAATCGACCGTTTATTGAACAAATGGATTTCCCGAAAGAACTATGGTTAATTACGAGAAGCAAAGTTCAATTTGACTACTACGAAAAATTCTTTGGTCATGTAGTCTCAGGAAAATTTTTAGCTTCAATGGATCAAGTAAATATGTTACAGGATTATGTTATAGCAAATTTGCATGTTGTAAGTACAAAAGGTAAACCAAAAGTAAAAGATTTGTTTTATTTTATTAAGTGTATTAAAAGGCATTCGCTAGTTGATTATGATAAATCCGAGTATCTTACAAGAGAAGTTCCAAATAACGCAAAATTAAAAGTTGGTGGAAGTTTCGTCGAAAAGTATATAAAGTTAGTATTAAAAGACACTGATTTAGATTTATTTCAATTAAGCGATTTAAAACTGGGTAGATACCTGTTTTGTTCAGAGAGATTTAAATCATTGTGTGAAGAGGATAATCTTAACGCAGTTCAATTTATTGACTTAGAGTTAGTGCCTGACTATTTACAATCTAGAGTGTAA
- a CDS encoding RHS repeat-associated core domain-containing protein — protein sequence MLQKIHRPGDRWTAYQHDALGNVVRADYYDDTWETFGYDKNGSLLETANEHVTVKFERDPSGQVIKEWQNDHWIASSYDELGSRLQVTSSLGAQIDVDRNAMGNATQIIASRADQDQWIAAMQYNELGQEIERIVPGNVISQWQYDVTGRPTNHRVSSQNRHTRRRVYNWDVNHRLKSMVNELTAGQTTYGYDEFSNLVWSNEGNPFDFLHRNVDDVGNLYETKEKSDRIYGAGSRLLETRDAKFSYDEEGNLVQKVEKNGDTWKYEYNGNGMMSKVIRPDQAEVTFKYDPMGRRIAKSSNEKTTRFVWDGNTILHEYFLESDSSELENLVESQSESEIPDNLVTWVFNDGFVPSAKISNDGSYSIISDYLGTPVEAYDDEGNRVWSAEFDIYGRVKEFTGEKDFIPFRYQGQYEDEEIGLYYNRFRYYDSEQGNYTQIDPIGLAGNNPTLYGYVSDTNSWIDPFGLARAPSQILSGNIKKGFNGKSFAGSQAHHVIPTNVWKEYQTFFNDIGMGGKRDEAFNGMMIPSNPDTLKGSSFDFIHNTSHSAYNSNVMNRAGNIFEEFDNGLIDEKQARTKVRKLQMQLKNQLQTGHFSKDYVPSRKYPTCKRLG from the coding sequence TTGCTTCAGAAAATTCATCGCCCTGGCGATCGTTGGACAGCGTATCAACATGATGCTCTAGGGAATGTCGTTCGAGCAGATTATTACGATGACACTTGGGAAACGTTTGGCTACGACAAAAATGGTTCGTTACTGGAAACTGCAAATGAGCATGTGACTGTAAAGTTCGAGCGAGATCCATCTGGGCAAGTGATCAAGGAGTGGCAGAATGACCATTGGATTGCGAGTAGCTATGATGAATTAGGCAGTCGTTTACAGGTTACGAGTAGCCTGGGGGCACAAATCGATGTCGATCGTAATGCGATGGGCAATGCCACACAAATCATAGCTTCTCGCGCTGATCAAGACCAGTGGATAGCAGCGATGCAGTACAATGAGCTTGGTCAAGAAATCGAAAGAATCGTACCCGGGAATGTCATCAGTCAATGGCAGTATGATGTCACAGGTAGACCAACCAATCATCGAGTAAGCAGTCAAAATCGTCATACAAGAAGACGCGTGTACAATTGGGACGTCAATCACCGCCTAAAATCCATGGTCAACGAGTTAACCGCTGGACAAACAACTTACGGCTACGACGAATTCAGCAATCTTGTCTGGTCAAACGAAGGCAACCCATTTGATTTCTTACACCGTAATGTCGATGACGTCGGCAATTTATATGAAACAAAAGAAAAGTCAGATCGTATCTATGGTGCAGGCAGCAGACTACTCGAAACGAGAGATGCCAAATTTTCTTATGATGAAGAAGGAAATCTCGTTCAGAAGGTCGAAAAGAATGGGGATACGTGGAAGTACGAATATAACGGCAATGGGATGATGTCGAAGGTCATCAGACCGGATCAGGCGGAAGTTACTTTCAAGTATGATCCGATGGGTAGGCGGATAGCGAAGAGTTCTAATGAAAAAACAACAAGATTCGTGTGGGATGGAAATACGATTCTACATGAGTATTTCTTAGAGAGTGATTCAAGTGAACTAGAAAATCTAGTTGAGTCACAGAGCGAGTCTGAAATACCGGATAATCTAGTCACATGGGTGTTTAATGATGGGTTCGTCCCTTCTGCCAAAATTTCGAATGATGGTAGCTATAGCATAATAAGTGACTATCTTGGAACGCCTGTAGAAGCTTATGATGATGAAGGGAATAGGGTTTGGTCAGCTGAGTTTGATATTTATGGACGAGTGAAAGAGTTTACAGGTGAGAAGGACTTTATTCCATTCCGTTATCAAGGGCAGTATGAAGATGAAGAAATTGGTTTGTATTATAACCGATTCCGTTACTATGACTCAGAGCAAGGGAACTATACTCAAATAGATCCGATTGGACTTGCGGGGAATAATCCAACTTTATATGGATATGTAAGCGATACAAATAGTTGGATAGACCCGTTCGGATTAGCGAGAGCTCCAAGTCAAATCCTCTCTGGTAACATTAAAAAAGGTTTTAATGGGAAAAGTTTCGCAGGTTCTCAGGCGCATCATGTAATTCCGACAAATGTTTGGAAAGAGTATCAAACTTTTTTCAATGATATTGGTATGGGTGGTAAAAGAGATGAAGCTTTTAATGGAATGATGATTCCTAGTAATCCTGATACTTTAAAAGGTAGCTCTTTTGATTTTATCCATAATACTTCTCATAGCGCTTATAATAGTAATGTGATGAACAGAGCGGGCAATATATTTGAAGAATTTGATAATGGCCTAATAGATGAAAAACAGGCTAGAACGAAAGTTCGTAAATTGCAAATGCAACTCAAAAATCAACTGCAAACAGGACATTTTAGTAAAGATTATGTACCATCAAGAAAATATCCAACTTGTAAACGATTGGGGTAA
- a CDS encoding DUF6531 domain-containing protein — MNLVGAIPGVGDAAKADYMANKAAKVASKTAKTAKAADKAADAAKVAKGMKAAYTKVSKTLDTVTALANKGSKSVKTAADKVIQSMDEVLAVSKAVDGMKALAKTELTKLNHQVLKKFGCTKGLSDKFCKKGFEPVDLITGRMIYEGVDFELPGPIPLSWERAWYSDSSRVGLSGHGMHFTYDLALEIFEEEDLIGIVVTDGRAVGFPILPTNLPYFNKRERMTLTNTGEAYHLFEHDTRLTYVFEQTTETKYRLKEVKNEQDHHIQFAYNLKGFLSKVTDSVGRVLEVTTNEAGRMTEVALCHRMSREVLVRYVYNDIQDLVEIQDALGQSTHISYTNHLMMQKTDRNKNSFFWRYDGPTTGARVVKTWGDGNVLAGELAYYEGYNEITNSLGHTSIYYFNEDNLCTKIVHPDGSEVSEDYNDDFELLQAVDEDGRMTMFSYDEWANPVTVTLADGSTISSQYDEQDRLIQAVNAEGGSRQWMYNEDGTLQANVLEDGTKTEFSYNEHYLIETVTNAQGHMVKLAYDDDLNLRQVTLPDGTSSTWAYDRRGNCTTTTNPLGATEKYGYDSLNRLVRANLSDGNDVRLRYDAYDDVVLAKDNHTQVSFAYTILGSLIAREQGGKNVKFTYDTEEQLTAVINEKGETYTFERDPKGSISQEIGFDGLTKTYERSQAGLVQKIHRPGDRWTAYQHDGIGNVIRADYYDDTWETFGYDKNGSLLETANEHMTVKLERDPSGQVIKEWQNDQWIASSYDELGSRLQVTSSLGANIDVERNTMGNVSQITASQSDQSQWTAAMQYNELGQEIERILPGNVISQWQYDVTGRPTNHRISSQNRHTRRRVYNWDVNHRLKSMVNELTAGQTTYGYDEFSNLVWSNQGNPFDFIHRNVDDVGNLYETKEKSDRVYGAGSRLLETKDAKFSYDEEGNLVQKVEKNGDTWKYEYNGNGMMLKVIKPDQTEVTFKYDPMGRRIEKSSNEKTTSFIWDGNTILHEYFIENNPVEPENLVMPQNNSEVPANLVTWVFNDGFVPSAKITNEGNYSIISDYLGTPVEAYDDEGNKVWLAELDIYGRVKDFTGGKDFIPFRYQGQYEDVEIGLYYNRFRYYDPEQGNYTQIDPIGLAGGNPTLYGYVRDPNKNIDKFGLYSDLLGTGMGHHLMPRSIAETLGIQELKEKRSISWYPNKGAGTAELHQKLHRKLIEAGVPFHGSKFTGTSDEFFEKAAKAYKDIEVKGYLKIPYTNDPLFENLTPSEALDKLKKLHKQGTIPCT; from the coding sequence ATGAACTTAGTCGGTGCTATTCCCGGTGTTGGGGATGCAGCAAAAGCAGACTATATGGCCAATAAAGCGGCAAAAGTCGCCAGTAAAACCGCAAAAACTGCAAAAGCCGCGGATAAGGCAGCGGATGCAGCCAAAGTAGCCAAAGGGATGAAAGCAGCGTATACGAAAGTATCCAAGACGCTAGATACAGTTACAGCGCTCGCCAACAAAGGCTCAAAGAGTGTGAAAACCGCAGCGGATAAAGTCATCCAATCGATGGATGAAGTGCTAGCTGTTTCAAAGGCAGTAGACGGGATGAAAGCGCTGGCCAAAACCGAACTAACGAAATTAAACCATCAAGTATTAAAGAAATTTGGCTGTACAAAAGGATTAAGTGATAAGTTTTGTAAAAAAGGATTTGAACCTGTTGATTTAATCACAGGACGTATGATTTATGAAGGCGTCGATTTTGAACTGCCTGGCCCAATTCCCCTTTCATGGGAACGCGCTTGGTACAGTGATAGTAGCCGGGTTGGCTTGTCAGGTCATGGTATGCATTTTACATATGATCTAGCCTTGGAGATTTTTGAAGAGGAAGACCTGATTGGTATCGTCGTGACAGATGGCCGTGCCGTTGGCTTTCCGATTTTGCCGACGAACTTGCCGTATTTTAATAAACGGGAAAGAATGACGTTGACCAATACGGGTGAGGCGTACCATTTGTTTGAGCATGATACACGACTCACTTATGTATTTGAACAAACAACCGAAACGAAATACCGTTTAAAAGAAGTGAAAAATGAACAAGACCATCACATTCAATTTGCCTATAACTTAAAAGGATTTTTATCCAAAGTAACCGACAGTGTGGGTAGAGTGCTTGAAGTGACGACCAATGAGGCAGGTAGAATGACAGAAGTGGCCCTGTGTCACCGAATGAGTCGTGAAGTGTTGGTTCGCTATGTGTACAACGACATTCAAGATTTAGTCGAAATCCAAGATGCGTTAGGGCAAAGTACGCATATCAGCTATACCAACCACTTAATGATGCAAAAAACAGACCGCAATAAAAATTCCTTCTTCTGGCGATATGATGGACCCACAACAGGTGCACGCGTGGTAAAGACATGGGGAGATGGAAATGTACTTGCGGGTGAGCTTGCGTATTACGAGGGCTATAACGAAATTACCAATAGTTTAGGGCATACGAGTATTTACTATTTCAATGAAGATAACCTCTGTACGAAAATTGTGCATCCAGATGGCAGTGAAGTCAGTGAAGACTATAATGACGACTTTGAATTGCTACAAGCAGTCGATGAAGATGGTCGTATGACGATGTTTAGCTACGATGAGTGGGCAAATCCTGTGACGGTTACGCTTGCAGATGGCAGTACGATCTCCTCTCAGTATGATGAGCAAGATAGGCTGATTCAGGCTGTTAATGCAGAGGGCGGAAGTCGTCAGTGGATGTATAATGAAGACGGAACCTTACAGGCAAATGTCTTAGAAGATGGCACAAAAACGGAGTTTTCCTATAACGAGCATTATTTAATCGAAACGGTCACGAATGCGCAAGGCCATATGGTAAAATTAGCTTATGATGATGATTTGAACTTACGTCAAGTGACATTGCCAGACGGGACGAGTTCAACCTGGGCGTATGACCGTCGTGGGAATTGTACAACAACGACCAATCCGCTGGGGGCTACAGAAAAGTACGGTTATGACAGCTTGAATCGCCTTGTACGCGCAAACCTTTCAGATGGGAACGACGTTCGCTTGCGGTATGATGCTTATGACGATGTGGTTTTGGCGAAAGACAACCATACGCAAGTGTCCTTTGCCTACACGATTCTTGGCAGCTTGATCGCTCGAGAACAAGGTGGGAAGAACGTCAAATTCACCTATGATACTGAAGAGCAGTTAACGGCTGTCATCAATGAAAAAGGCGAAACGTATACGTTTGAACGGGATCCGAAGGGAAGCATCAGCCAAGAAATCGGTTTTGATGGGCTGACCAAAACATACGAGCGAAGTCAGGCAGGATTGGTGCAAAAAATTCATCGTCCGGGTGACCGTTGGACGGCGTATCAACATGACGGCATAGGAAATGTCATTCGGGCTGATTATTACGATGACACGTGGGAAACGTTCGGCTACGACAAAAATGGATCATTACTGGAGACAGCCAATGAGCATATGACCGTAAAGCTAGAGCGAGACCCATCTGGACAAGTCATCAAAGAATGGCAAAATGATCAGTGGATTGCGAGTAGCTATGATGAACTTGGCAGTCGTTTACAAGTTACGAGTAGCCTCGGTGCGAACATTGATGTGGAACGAAATACGATGGGCAATGTGTCGCAAATCACAGCGTCACAATCAGACCAATCACAATGGACCGCCGCAATGCAGTACAACGAACTGGGCCAAGAAATCGAGCGAATCTTACCAGGGAATGTCATCAGCCAATGGCAGTATGATGTAACCGGTAGACCAACAAACCATCGAATAAGCAGTCAAAATCGTCATACAAGAAGACGCGTGTACAATTGGGACGTCAATCACCGCCTAAAATCCATGGTCAACGAGTTAACCGCTGGACAAACAACTTATGGCTATGACGAATTCAGCAATCTTGTCTGGTCTAATCAAGGCAACCCATTCGACTTCATACACCGTAATGTCGATGATGTCGGGAATTTGTATGAAACGAAAGAAAAGTCAGATCGTGTCTATGGTGCAGGTAGCAGACTACTTGAAACGAAAGATGCCAAATTCTCGTATGATGAAGAAGGAAATCTCGTTCAGAAGGTCGAAAAGAATGGGGACACCTGGAAGTACGAATATAACGGCAATGGCATGATGTTGAAAGTCATCAAACCAGATCAGACAGAAGTTACTTTCAAGTATGATCCGATGGGTAGACGGATAGAGAAAAGTTCTAATGAAAAAACGACCAGTTTTATATGGGATGGAAATACGATTCTCCATGAGTATTTCATAGAGAACAATCCAGTTGAACCAGAAAATCTAGTTATGCCACAAAACAACTCTGAAGTACCAGCCAATCTAGTTACATGGGTGTTTAATGATGGGTTCGTCCCTTCAGCAAAAATCACGAATGAAGGTAATTACAGTATTATTAGTGATTATCTTGGAACGCCTGTCGAGGCCTATGATGATGAAGGGAATAAGGTTTGGTTAGCAGAGCTTGATATTTATGGACGAGTGAAAGATTTTACAGGTGGAAAAGATTTCATTCCATTTAGGTATCAAGGGCAGTATGAAGATGTGGAGATTGGATTGTATTATAACCGATTCCGTTACTACGACCCGGAGCAAGGGAATTATACGCAAATAGATCCGATTGGACTTGCGGGTGGGAACCCTACTTTGTATGGGTATGTTCGAGATCCGAATAAGAATATAGATAAATTTGGTTTGTATTCCGATTTATTAGGTACTGGTATGGGGCATCATTTGATGCCGAGATCAATAGCTGAGACCTTAGGCATTCAAGAGTTAAAGGAAAAAAGATCGATTTCATGGTATCCAAATAAGGGGGCTGGAACGGCAGAACTTCACCAAAAATTGCATAGAAAACTTATAGAAGCTGGAGTACCTTTTCATGGTTCAAAATTTACTGGTACGTCAGATGAATTTTTTGAAAAAGCTGCTAAAGCGTACAAAGATATTGAGGTTAAAGGTTATTTGAAAATACCGTACACTAATGATCCTTTATTTGAGAATTTAACACCTTCAGAAGCGTTAGATAAATTGAAGAAATTGCATAAACAGGGAACGATACCTTGCACATAA
- a CDS encoding DUF7716 domain-containing protein yields the protein MKNIEFRMPYKLSQIIYVISKDVEKNGFKNTNFCLYTNEDEEIASTDLICYLDLNPTITDDDEEVYPDFVIKESLEFFYDGQQFEDVLMNVLHQKKQASIDDFILGLNYYMNHDAFMDF from the coding sequence ATGAAGAATATAGAGTTTAGAATGCCATATAAATTAAGTCAGATAATATATGTTATTTCAAAGGATGTTGAAAAAAACGGTTTTAAAAATACTAATTTTTGTTTGTATACTAATGAAGATGAAGAAATTGCGAGTACAGACCTAATTTGTTATTTGGATCTCAATCCAACTATTACAGATGACGACGAGGAGGTGTACCCAGATTTTGTAATTAAAGAATCATTGGAGTTTTTTTATGACGGACAACAATTTGAAGATGTGTTAATGAATGTCTTACACCAGAAAAAACAAGCTTCAATTGATGATTTTATACTGGGACTAAATTATTATATGAATCACGATGCGTTTATGGATTTTTAG